In Cytophagales bacterium, a single window of DNA contains:
- the pyrR gene encoding bifunctional pyr operon transcriptional regulator/uracil phosphoribosyltransferase PyrR codes for MQKRLILDSDLLDITISRLCQQLIENHDDFSGSVILGLQPRGVFLADRIKQKLQDFQKEVLTGYLDATFHRDDFRRRDNPIKAKATDVPFLLEDKKVILVDDVLFTGRTVRAALDAMLAFGRPGIVELLILINRKYSRDFPIEPNYIGKSVNTIQSQHVHVEWKEQGAKEDSIWLVTKEIAS; via the coding sequence ATGCAAAAAAGACTGATCTTAGACAGTGATCTTTTAGATATCACCATCAGCAGGTTGTGCCAGCAACTGATTGAAAACCATGATGATTTTTCCGGGTCGGTTATACTGGGGCTTCAACCGAGGGGAGTATTCCTTGCTGATAGAATTAAACAAAAGCTTCAGGATTTTCAAAAAGAGGTACTTACAGGTTATTTAGATGCTACATTTCACAGAGATGATTTCAGGCGCAGAGATAATCCTATCAAAGCCAAAGCAACCGATGTGCCTTTTTTATTGGAAGATAAGAAGGTAATATTGGTAGATGATGTCTTATTTACAGGCCGTACCGTTCGTGCTGCGTTAGATGCTATGTTGGCCTTCGGAAGGCCTGGGATAGTAGAGCTTTTAATTCTTATTAACAGAAAATACAGCCGCGATTTTCCTATAGAGCCTAATTATATAGGCAAAAGTGTAAATACCATACAATCACAACACGTGCATGTAGAGTGGAAAGAACAAGGAGCAAAGGAGGATAGTATCTGGTTGGTTACAAAAGAAATTGCCAGTTGA
- a CDS encoding HigA family addiction module antidote protein — MNKRNTIKLTSDIIPAEAIHPGEDILDEIEYRKIKPEELAKKMDIAASVLNQIIKGEKNITPDIAIRLEKALKIDAAFWMRLQVHYEINTIRIKYRKMLNNNNINASKRKSIQRAIVSN, encoded by the coding sequence ATGAATAAACGTAATACGATAAAATTAACATCAGATATTATTCCTGCAGAAGCAATACACCCTGGAGAAGATATATTAGATGAAATTGAGTATAGAAAAATTAAACCTGAAGAACTTGCAAAAAAAATGGATATTGCTGCATCAGTATTAAATCAGATTATTAAAGGGGAAAAAAATATAACGCCAGATATTGCAATTAGGTTAGAAAAGGCATTGAAAATAGATGCAGCATTCTGGATGAGGCTGCAGGTTCATTACGAAATTAACACCATACGCATTAAATACCGCAAAATGCTCAACAATAATAATATAAACGCATCTAAAAGAAAATCCATTCAAAGGGCAATTGTATCTAATTAA
- a CDS encoding glycosyltransferase family 2 protein, protein MTNISAVIITYNEERNIGRCLDSLEGIADDIVVVDSFSTDKTGKICKAKGVRFVQHKFEGHIEQKNYAIIQAQYPHILSLDADEALSEKLKKLILEVKADWQYDGYYINRLTNYCGKWIRHCGWYPDRKLRLWDSAKGRWGGINPHDKFEMVEGSVTSNLKGDLLHYSFYSIKEHITQVNKFTDISSDALLKKGLKSNLFKIIFNPIVKFIRDYFFKLGFLDGFYGLVICTISAHAKFLKYVKAYAK, encoded by the coding sequence ATAATGAAGAACGAAATATCGGGCGATGCCTTGATTCGCTTGAAGGCATTGCTGATGATATTGTTGTTGTAGATTCCTTTTCTACTGATAAAACCGGGAAAATTTGTAAGGCCAAAGGGGTTAGGTTTGTTCAACACAAATTTGAAGGGCATATAGAGCAAAAAAATTATGCCATTATCCAGGCACAATACCCCCATATCCTATCCCTGGATGCCGATGAGGCGCTGTCCGAAAAATTAAAAAAGTTAATTTTAGAAGTAAAAGCAGATTGGCAATATGATGGTTATTATATAAACAGGCTCACAAATTACTGCGGAAAATGGATCCGGCATTGCGGCTGGTATCCGGATAGAAAGCTCCGGCTCTGGGATAGCGCTAAAGGTAGATGGGGGGGCATCAACCCGCATGATAAGTTTGAAATGGTTGAAGGCAGCGTTACATCAAATTTGAAAGGTGACCTGTTACATTACTCATTTTATAGTATCAAAGAGCATATTACACAGGTTAATAAGTTTACAGATATATCTTCGGATGCTTTATTAAAAAAGGGGTTAAAATCAAATTTATTTAAAATCATTTTTAATCCCATCGTGAAATTTATCAGGGATTATTTTTTTAAATTGGGTTTTTTGGATGGATTTTATGGATTGGTAATTTGTACCATTTCAGCACATGCTAAATTCCTGAAATACGTAAAAGCTTATGCTAAATGA
- a CDS encoding glycosyltransferase: MKISGFTIVRNGVKYDYPFIEAIQSVLPVCDEFIVVVGNSEDETREKIVNLDNSKIKIVDTTWDENLREEGLILAQQTNIALDHISGDWGFYIQADEVLHEKFLSKLKEQMEKYHHEEDVEGLLFDYKHFYGSYNYIGVSRRWYRREVRVIKNDKAIYSYRDAQGFRKKRRKLNVKHIPCEIYHYGWVKHPKTQQDKQRYFHKLWHDDEWMKKNIPDVNQYDYSVIDALSRFSGTHPKVMQERIDKADWEFQYNIDKKKFSVVEKILWLIEQGTGFRPFEYKNYKII; the protein is encoded by the coding sequence ATGAAGATCAGTGGTTTTACAATAGTTAGAAATGGCGTTAAATATGACTATCCGTTTATTGAAGCGATTCAGTCTGTTTTGCCTGTTTGTGATGAGTTCATTGTAGTAGTTGGTAATAGTGAAGATGAAACACGTGAAAAGATAGTCAACCTCGATAATTCAAAAATAAAGATAGTTGATACAACCTGGGATGAGAATTTAAGGGAAGAAGGGTTAATTCTTGCTCAGCAGACAAATATTGCCCTTGATCATATATCAGGCGATTGGGGTTTTTATATCCAAGCTGATGAAGTGCTGCATGAAAAATTTCTATCCAAACTAAAGGAGCAAATGGAAAAATATCATCATGAAGAAGATGTTGAAGGGTTGTTATTTGATTATAAACATTTTTACGGTTCCTATAATTATATTGGCGTCTCCAGAAGATGGTACAGAAGAGAGGTGAGAGTTATCAAAAATGACAAAGCCATATATTCTTATAGAGATGCGCAAGGATTTAGAAAAAAAAGGAGAAAATTGAATGTAAAACATATTCCGTGTGAAATATATCATTATGGATGGGTAAAACATCCCAAAACACAGCAGGATAAACAGAGATATTTCCACAAGCTCTGGCATGATGACGAATGGATGAAAAAAAACATTCCTGATGTCAATCAATATGATTATTCTGTGATCGATGCGCTCAGTAGATTTTCCGGTACGCATCCAAAGGTGATGCAGGAAAGAATTGACAAAGCCGATTGGGAATTTCAATACAACATTGATAAGAAGAAATTTAGCGTAGTGGAAAAAATACTTTGGTTAATTGAACAGGGAACAGGATTCAGGCCTTTTGAATATAAGAATTATAAGATCATTTAA
- a CDS encoding aspartate carbamoyltransferase catalytic subunit — protein MTNNKHKLSTKHLLGIKGLKRSDIELIFETADNFKKVLNRPIKKVPSLRDITIANIFFESSTRTRISFELAEKRLSADIVNFSSSASSVKKGETLLDTVNNILAMKVDMIVMRHSSPGSPHFLAKHIDAKVINAGDGTHEHPTQALLDTYSIREKHGEVAGKKVVIIGDILHSRVALSNIFALQKLDAEVMVCGPNTLLPKYISQLGVKVELDLKKALQWCQIANVLRIQLERQTTTPAYGGASACRYFPSLREYALYYGINKQLLDSLNKEITIMHPGPINRGVELSSDVADSDHSIILDQVENGVAIRMAILYLLAGRIS, from the coding sequence ATGACTAATAATAAACACAAACTCAGCACAAAGCACCTGCTTGGTATAAAAGGCCTGAAAAGAAGTGACATTGAGCTAATTTTTGAAACTGCTGATAATTTTAAGAAAGTTCTTAACAGGCCTATTAAAAAAGTTCCATCACTCAGGGATATTACTATAGCCAATATTTTTTTTGAAAGTTCAACCCGTACCCGCATTTCTTTTGAACTGGCTGAAAAACGTCTTTCAGCAGATATTGTCAACTTTTCCTCCTCGGCAAGTTCAGTAAAAAAGGGGGAAACCTTGCTGGATACGGTCAACAATATTTTGGCAATGAAGGTAGATATGATCGTTATGCGCCATTCCAGCCCCGGTTCACCCCATTTTCTTGCCAAACATATTGACGCAAAGGTCATAAATGCAGGTGACGGAACCCATGAACACCCAACCCAGGCATTGCTTGACACCTATTCTATCCGGGAAAAACACGGTGAAGTTGCCGGCAAAAAGGTGGTAATTATTGGTGATATATTACATTCAAGGGTGGCGCTGTCAAATATTTTTGCATTGCAGAAATTGGATGCAGAGGTAATGGTTTGCGGGCCTAATACATTACTGCCAAAATATATAAGCCAGTTGGGTGTGAAAGTGGAATTAGATCTGAAAAAAGCGCTCCAATGGTGCCAGATCGCTAATGTACTGCGCATACAGCTTGAAAGACAAACAACAACACCTGCCTACGGTGGAGCTTCGGCATGCAGGTATTTCCCTTCACTCAGAGAGTATGCGCTCTATTATGGAATTAATAAGCAACTGCTTGACTCTTTAAACAAAGAGATCACTATTATGCACCCGGGACCGATCAACAGAGGAGTTGAGCTCAGCAGTGATGTTGCAGATTCAGACCATTCTATCATATTAGACCAGGTTGAAAATGGAGTGGCTATACGGATGGCCATATTGTATTTGCTGGCAGGGAGGATCTCTTGA
- a CDS encoding type II toxin-antitoxin system HicB family antitoxin: MKYKVNLNRTDEGFAIWVSGLPGCWSQGQTEKEALENIKDAIEAYMETVEELSKDKESRYVVADHG, from the coding sequence ATGAAATACAAAGTAAATCTTAACAGAACAGATGAAGGTTTTGCTATTTGGGTTTCCGGTTTACCGGGTTGTTGGTCACAAGGGCAAACAGAAAAGGAAGCCTTAGAGAATATTAAAGATGCAATTGAGGCATATATGGAGACTGTTGAGGAGTTAAGTAAGGATAAAGAGAGTCGTTATGTAGTAGCAGATCATGGCTAA
- a CDS encoding metallophosphoesterase has protein sequence MIRIIHFSDFHLNKKNLDDWNYFIKDSLFNELQNINKEAPIDLIMLTGDLINRGGEDFKSISEAFKEFKKHIIIPITNGLSLPIERFLIIPGNHDLKKDAETEWEDIGLKTYFTTPDIINSFIKKGKAGDYRGFERMRAFKEFESNLYKDIPDCQLSCFDSNFKLTINEKKIGVSCINSSWRCFDSKKDNGLIIVGDMQVANAHNYIKDCEIKIALIHHPYDWISEVERNIIHKHLHKDYDLMFIGHVHEGDTIVQTDYASSLFVNVAPGALTDIRKDSRRYSNGFTLVDYKYEAKTVTCTYKRYNHPNKKFVLNTDLGDEGVLTFEIPQHGRLKQIKSAQEHLKVITEVRCEEMNEHLISRSVDFGPKNIKDGFVLPNLTQNFIGEKQDEVIDGNSLTLQEVTNIENDILLFGTKECGKTMLLFRLIYEYIERFEFKKAVPVYLDFLEIGNREIESCIKSYLSCGSDDLKVMLENRDIVLLVDNIQWDYKEFRHQLKKLSAFSAKYKEKTKNKKIKLIATGLSDIAGVIPSNFDLPNFDFDIYFVENLHTRQIKKLISKWVPANDNDTVDIDKRLEKIVDNFKSFALPRTAMSVSLFLWSMENKDRKPINNATLLDIFLEIVLEKIHGEEYYRERFDIKNKFMLLAHIASKMLEKKLDNYALPYSELVKIVEDYFKKEVGFEFDSQKFGFDSQKLVNYFLNRRIFIKFQNSVKFRYSCFFHFFLAKRMVYNDEFKEYILNEDRFHNYVTEIDYYTGLVRSNKKLLNEIHQRFIKEFEPYQVVLKKVNIDTHFNADKPIIKNVSIEKIKSSRPSETQLEKQTDKFLEHLPNPETILKKEQRKTLELMLVLMAKILRNSEGVEDLQLKKNTYEDIVKNTLIFILLYQFVMIVYYKKFKTLPPNIPKGYNLKLFLRNIPFHVQLGMSNHLASIKIAPVVLNKIINDNNGKSITGTDIEKFLSVFLYSDIQGQDYPKFLRKFIKAVKNNAVMDYSLYKLWHYFITRTKPGTLNEKIYLDLLSTLKLKTKSLPRRMKDAIIKALIKQRN, from the coding sequence ATGATTAGAATAATTCATTTTTCTGATTTTCACCTAAACAAAAAAAATTTAGATGATTGGAATTACTTTATAAAAGATTCGCTCTTTAATGAATTACAAAATATCAATAAAGAAGCTCCTATTGATTTAATTATGCTAACTGGAGACTTAATAAACAGGGGTGGTGAGGATTTTAAATCAATATCAGAAGCATTTAAAGAATTTAAAAAGCATATTATTATTCCTATAACAAATGGTTTGAGCTTACCAATTGAACGCTTCCTAATTATACCAGGAAATCATGATTTAAAAAAAGATGCTGAAACGGAATGGGAAGATATTGGATTAAAAACTTATTTCACAACCCCGGATATTATAAACAGTTTTATAAAAAAAGGAAAAGCTGGAGATTACAGAGGTTTTGAAAGAATGAGAGCATTTAAGGAGTTTGAAAGTAATTTATATAAAGATATTCCAGATTGTCAACTTTCATGTTTTGATTCAAATTTTAAATTGACAATTAATGAAAAAAAAATCGGAGTATCATGTATAAACTCTAGCTGGAGATGTTTTGATAGTAAAAAAGATAATGGATTAATTATTGTGGGGGATATGCAGGTTGCAAATGCACATAATTATATCAAGGATTGTGAAATAAAAATTGCGTTAATTCACCATCCTTACGATTGGATTAGTGAAGTTGAAAGAAATATAATTCATAAACACCTCCATAAAGACTATGATTTAATGTTTATTGGGCATGTTCATGAAGGTGATACAATCGTTCAAACCGATTATGCAAGTTCATTATTTGTAAATGTTGCACCGGGAGCTTTGACAGATATAAGAAAAGATAGCAGAAGATATAGTAACGGATTTACATTAGTAGATTATAAATACGAGGCAAAAACAGTTACATGTACATACAAAAGATATAATCATCCAAATAAAAAATTTGTTCTTAATACTGATTTAGGTGATGAGGGAGTATTGACTTTTGAAATTCCACAACATGGAAGATTAAAACAAATAAAAAGTGCTCAAGAACATTTAAAAGTGATAACTGAAGTTAGGTGCGAGGAAATGAATGAACACTTAATTTCACGAAGTGTAGATTTTGGACCAAAGAACATAAAAGATGGTTTTGTTCTTCCAAATCTTACGCAGAATTTTATTGGAGAAAAACAAGATGAAGTAATTGATGGTAATAGTCTCACACTTCAAGAAGTAACGAACATTGAAAATGACATTCTTTTGTTTGGCACAAAAGAGTGTGGAAAGACAATGTTATTATTCCGATTAATTTATGAGTATATTGAAAGATTTGAATTCAAAAAAGCAGTGCCTGTTTATTTAGATTTTTTGGAAATTGGAAATAGAGAAATTGAAAGTTGCATCAAGAGTTATTTATCCTGTGGATCTGATGACTTAAAAGTGATGTTAGAAAACAGGGATATTGTTCTGCTAGTAGATAATATTCAATGGGATTATAAAGAATTTAGGCATCAATTAAAAAAGCTAAGTGCCTTCTCAGCAAAGTATAAAGAAAAAACGAAAAATAAAAAAATAAAATTGATTGCAACAGGACTTTCGGATATAGCAGGTGTAATTCCATCTAATTTTGACTTACCTAATTTCGATTTTGATATTTATTTCGTTGAAAATCTACACACAAGACAAATAAAAAAATTGATAAGTAAATGGGTACCTGCTAATGATAATGATACAGTTGATATAGATAAAAGATTAGAAAAAATTGTTGACAATTTCAAATCCTTTGCCTTGCCGAGAACAGCCATGTCTGTTAGCTTATTCCTTTGGAGTATGGAAAACAAAGATCGAAAGCCAATAAATAATGCAACTTTACTTGACATTTTTCTTGAAATAGTTTTAGAAAAAATCCATGGGGAAGAATATTACAGAGAAAGATTTGATATAAAGAATAAATTTATGCTTCTGGCTCATATAGCTTCTAAAATGCTTGAAAAAAAGCTTGATAATTATGCCCTTCCATATAGTGAGCTCGTAAAAATTGTTGAGGATTATTTTAAAAAAGAAGTTGGATTTGAATTCGATTCTCAAAAATTTGGATTCGATTCTCAGAAATTGGTCAATTATTTTTTGAACAGACGAATTTTTATAAAATTTCAAAATAGTGTAAAATTTCGCTATTCATGCTTTTTTCATTTTTTCCTTGCCAAAAGAATGGTCTACAATGATGAGTTTAAAGAATATATTTTAAATGAAGATAGATTCCACAATTATGTAACTGAAATTGATTATTATACTGGCTTGGTTCGTAGCAATAAGAAATTACTAAATGAAATCCATCAAAGATTTATTAAAGAATTTGAACCGTATCAAGTTGTTCTTAAAAAGGTCAACATTGACACTCACTTTAATGCAGATAAACCTATAATTAAAAATGTATCAATTGAAAAAATTAAAAGTAGCCGCCCTTCAGAAACTCAACTTGAAAAACAAACTGATAAGTTTTTAGAGCACTTACCAAATCCAGAAACAATTCTTAAAAAGGAACAGCGTAAAACACTTGAATTAATGTTGGTATTAATGGCTAAAATTTTAAGAAATTCGGAAGGTGTTGAGGATTTACAATTAAAGAAAAATACCTATGAAGATATTGTTAAAAATACACTCATTTTTATTCTACTTTACCAATTTGTGATGATAGTGTATTATAAAAAGTTTAAAACATTGCCGCCTAACATTCCTAAAGGATACAATTTAAAATTATTTTTAAGAAATATTCCATTCCATGTTCAACTTGGTATGTCAAATCATCTTGCCTCAATTAAAATTGCTCCAGTTGTTTTAAACAAAATTATTAATGACAATAATGGTAAATCAATAACTGGTACTGATATTGAAAAATTTCTATCAGTTTTTCTTTATTCTGATATTCAAGGACAAGATTATCCTAAGTTTCTACGAAAATTTATTAAAGCAGTAAAGAATAATGCAGTGATGGATTATAGTCTTTATAAATTATGGCATTATTTTATTACTAGGACAAAACCAGGAACATTGAATGAAAAAATTTATCTTGATCTTCTTTCTACATTAAAACTTAAAACCAAAAGTTTACCCAGACGAATGAAAGATGCAATAATTAAGGCATTGATTAAACAAAGAAATTAA
- a CDS encoding type II toxin-antitoxin system PemK/MazF family toxin → MSTNKKNIRRGEIWLVDFNPGKGFEIIKKRPALVISSDSIGVLPIKLVSPITQWQNSFTNKSWLVKIIPDNQNNLDKASAIDALQLRGVDKSRFISKIGKIAVSKLKEVTSAVALVIEYY, encoded by the coding sequence TTGAGTACAAATAAGAAAAATATACGTAGAGGAGAAATATGGCTGGTAGATTTTAATCCTGGCAAAGGCTTTGAAATAATAAAAAAAAGACCTGCCCTTGTTATTAGTTCCGATTCAATAGGAGTTTTACCTATAAAACTAGTTTCTCCTATAACACAATGGCAAAATTCCTTTACTAATAAATCGTGGTTAGTTAAAATTATTCCTGACAATCAGAATAATTTAGATAAGGCATCTGCAATTGATGCACTTCAATTAAGGGGTGTTGATAAATCAAGATTTATTAGTAAAATAGGCAAAATAGCTGTCTCAAAACTAAAAGAAGTAACAAGCGCTGTTGCATTAGTTATTGAATATTACTAA
- the purL gene encoding phosphoribosylformylglycinamidine synthase subunit PurL, producing MSDQLPTLKTAQKLGLSGEEFNKIKKILGRTPNFTEISIFSVMWSEHCSYKNSIAWLKKLPKDSPRMLVKAGEENAGLVDIGDGLACSFKIESHNHPSAIEPYQGAATGVGGINRDIFTMGARPVAQLNSLRFGNIKDEKTKWLVRGVVKGIGDYGNAFGIPTVGGELYFDECYDTNPLVNAFSAGIVEINKVASATSYGVGNPVFIVGSATGKDGIHGATFASEDITEASSEKLPAVQVGDPFQEKLLLEATLEVIQTGNIIGIQDMGAAGITCSTSEMSAKGGHGMEIWLDKVPVRQADMKPFEILLSESQERMLIVIKKGKEDKIRSIFEKWDLNCEQIGVVTGSKRLKYFMDGRLVADVPAHDLVLGGGAPVYHRDCKEPDYFTEFKKFKIEDIEEPADYKKVAKFLLTHPNIASRAWVYEQYDSMVGTNNTSTNAPADAAVVRIKGTGKAIVITVDCNARYVKADPEKGCAIAVAEAARNIVCSGGEPVAITNCLNFGNPYNPEVYWQFTGVIKGMKKACEKFGTPVTGGNVSFYNQSENGAVFPTPVIGTLGLLENVEKKMTMDFKQAGDLIYLLGKSQNCICCSEYLHSYCKEVASPAPHFDLDEEYKVQNTVLGLIKNHLIQSAHDVSDGGLYITLVESAMHNNLGFDIVTDENIRKDAFLFGESQSRVVVSVSPGMEDEFLSCLSKFKTSYSKPGKVISENCIIDGENFHTITEAKTLYENVLPGYFD from the coding sequence GTGAGCGATCAATTACCCACCCTTAAAACAGCCCAAAAGCTAGGCCTTTCAGGAGAAGAATTTAATAAGATCAAAAAAATATTAGGCCGAACCCCAAACTTCACGGAGATCAGCATTTTCTCAGTAATGTGGTCAGAACATTGCTCTTATAAAAACTCAATTGCCTGGCTCAAAAAATTACCCAAAGATTCACCGAGAATGCTCGTCAAAGCAGGTGAAGAAAATGCCGGGCTTGTGGATATCGGTGACGGGCTGGCTTGCAGCTTTAAAATTGAATCACACAATCACCCTTCCGCTATTGAGCCTTACCAGGGAGCAGCTACGGGGGTAGGCGGCATCAACAGAGATATTTTCACCATGGGGGCAAGGCCTGTTGCACAGCTCAATTCACTGCGTTTTGGAAACATAAAAGATGAAAAAACCAAATGGCTGGTCAGAGGTGTTGTAAAAGGTATTGGTGATTACGGCAATGCTTTTGGGATCCCTACTGTAGGTGGTGAACTGTATTTTGATGAATGTTACGATACAAATCCATTGGTAAATGCTTTTTCTGCCGGTATCGTTGAAATTAATAAAGTTGCATCAGCGACTTCATACGGAGTTGGAAACCCGGTTTTTATAGTCGGATCTGCTACGGGCAAGGACGGTATTCACGGAGCCACATTTGCCTCTGAAGATATTACTGAAGCGTCTTCAGAAAAGCTGCCTGCCGTACAGGTTGGCGACCCGTTTCAGGAGAAACTGTTATTGGAAGCAACACTTGAAGTTATTCAAACAGGTAACATAATCGGCATCCAGGATATGGGAGCGGCAGGCATTACCTGCTCCACTTCTGAAATGAGCGCCAAAGGCGGGCATGGAATGGAAATATGGCTTGATAAAGTGCCTGTCAGGCAGGCAGATATGAAGCCGTTTGAGATATTACTTTCAGAATCACAGGAAAGGATGCTGATCGTTATCAAAAAAGGAAAAGAAGATAAGATAAGGTCAATATTTGAAAAATGGGACCTGAATTGCGAACAAATAGGCGTTGTTACCGGCTCAAAGCGCCTGAAGTATTTTATGGATGGCAGGTTAGTCGCTGATGTTCCTGCGCATGACCTGGTTTTAGGTGGAGGAGCCCCGGTTTATCACCGTGATTGTAAAGAACCTGATTATTTCACCGAGTTTAAAAAATTCAAAATTGAGGATATTGAAGAACCTGCTGACTATAAAAAAGTTGCGAAGTTCTTACTAACGCACCCAAACATCGCCTCAAGAGCGTGGGTTTACGAGCAGTACGATTCAATGGTCGGCACAAATAATACAAGCACAAACGCCCCGGCTGATGCAGCAGTAGTCAGGATCAAGGGCACCGGTAAGGCAATCGTCATCACGGTTGATTGTAATGCAAGGTATGTGAAGGCAGATCCTGAAAAAGGCTGTGCCATAGCGGTAGCTGAAGCTGCGCGAAACATCGTTTGTTCAGGTGGAGAGCCGGTTGCTATCACCAACTGCCTGAATTTTGGTAACCCATACAATCCTGAGGTCTATTGGCAATTTACGGGTGTAATAAAAGGGATGAAAAAAGCGTGTGAAAAATTCGGGACGCCCGTTACCGGGGGGAATGTAAGCTTTTACAACCAGTCAGAAAATGGGGCTGTATTTCCTACTCCTGTAATCGGGACGCTTGGTTTGCTTGAAAATGTAGAAAAAAAAATGACCATGGATTTTAAACAAGCCGGTGATCTGATTTACCTGCTGGGAAAATCTCAAAATTGTATCTGCTGCTCTGAATATCTTCATTCATATTGTAAAGAAGTAGCCTCCCCCGCTCCTCACTTTGATTTGGATGAAGAATATAAGGTTCAAAATACGGTGTTAGGCCTGATAAAAAATCATCTTATCCAATCTGCGCATGACGTTTCTGATGGTGGCCTCTACATTACATTGGTTGAATCTGCAATGCATAACAATTTAGGTTTTGATATAGTTACTGATGAAAACATTAGAAAAGATGCTTTTTTGTTTGGTGAAAGCCAGAGCAGGGTTGTTGTTTCTGTTTCGCCCGGAATGGAAGATGAGTTTTTATCCTGTTTGAGTAAATTCAAGACATCATACAGTAAACCTGGAAAAGTGATCTCTGAAAACTGTATCATTGATGGGGAAAACTTTCATACGATCACAGAAGCGAAAACGCTGTATGAAAATGTGCTGCCGGGTTATTTTGATTAG